A stretch of the Bacteroidota bacterium genome encodes the following:
- a CDS encoding nucleoside triphosphate pyrophosphohydrolase family protein, which yields MKEKIDKVLEFHKTFELGAGGDFKDKLPEDLVRLRHRLMEEENNEYLEAALKGDYVDVADALGDKLYVLLGTIIEHGMQDVIEKVFDEIHKSNMSKLGKDGRPIYREDGKALKGESYFAPRINELLKIN from the coding sequence ATGAAGGAAAAGATTGATAAAGTTTTAGAATTTCATAAAACTTTTGAGTTGGGAGCCGGGGGAGATTTTAAGGATAAACTTCCTGAAGATTTAGTCAGGTTACGCCATAGGTTGATGGAGGAAGAGAACAATGAGTATCTGGAAGCTGCATTAAAAGGTGATTATGTTGATGTAGCCGATGCTCTCGGTGATAAGCTCTATGTTTTGTTGGGGACAATTATAGAACATGGGATGCAAGATGTGATTGAAAAGGTTTTCGATGAAATTCACAAGAGTAATATGTCGAAATTGGGAAAAGATGGAAGACCAATATACAGAGAAGATGGAAAGGCTCTTAAGGGTGAAAGTTACTTTGCTCCACGAATAAATGAGCTATTGAAAATTAATTAA